The Scophthalmus maximus strain ysfricsl-2021 chromosome 7, ASM2237912v1, whole genome shotgun sequence genome includes a window with the following:
- the si:ch211-176l24.4 gene encoding uncharacterized protein si:ch211-176l24.4 produces the protein MPGITINRQFGNFRFLFVALETASLHQTHLNAARGLRGSGGLFEVERVGRRLMCDFEDRDAFWEFLISPGKGKRKRKNSQKAQKCVKRRNDIDAKTNESNYDDAKKKKKMKKKKKKNPKYKEAMGERKVKKKEWKKKNKASVALDDSFIFTQGVSGESGPAAKPEPKPDRVQTKTKRKKVAFDLSPRYIPAKRPKFVPSTPKEKHVAGGGESRSPVAATQRGQTQPSDDDSPCASDDINSQDLFITQKTFRTSPREPSGGEALGTTPPPIARPLPDGSNLQQRRKRDEEQMTASKEEEEEEEERWLFTQRRPEEESFPRQTESNSNPRGANPFLDDPVVVNSSLDVSKSCPSSRQSPPGRLDSDDASPLPRRTSNSTTSSTQTENFFTAELSSYLRFCQKSLRVENAEALDLSLPLRARNDLGRCSSVTETGHGGPGRRPSCSSDSKDAEVKKEEPPGRQRCSVRLQRKLGKRTPSPQSESEAKSADAMTSSEDCDATGKPDLTQVRAVQTRLNESFFFKAKGDGPSQRPASPLMKLAQGREVTGGKGRQHPRS, from the exons TTTGGAAATTTCCGCTTCCTCTTCGTCGCCCTCGAAACCGCCAGTCTTCACCAGAcgcacctgaacgcagcacgagGTCTGCGCGGCAGCGGCGGCCTGTTTGAAGTGGAGCGCGTCGGCCGCAG ACTCATGTGTGACTTCGAGGACAGAGACGCGTTCTGGGAGTTCCTGATTTCACCTgggaaggggaaaagaaagaggaagaactCCCAAAAGGCCCAAAAATGTGTCAAACGCAGAAACGACATCGACGCTAAAACCAACGAGAGCAACTACGACGacgcgaagaagaagaagaaaatgaagaagaagaaaaagaaaaaccccaaataCAAAGAGGCGATGGGGGAAaggaaagtgaagaagaaagaatggaagaagaagaacaaagcgTCGGTGGCGTTGGACGACAGCTTCATATTCACGCAGGGTGTCTCGGGAGAATCCGGTCCGGCGGCAAAACCAGAACCGAAGCCTGATCGCGTACAGAcgaaaaccaaaagaaaaaaggtggcGTTTGATTTGTCGCCGCGCTACATCCCCGCCAAACGACCGAAATTCGTCCCGTCAACGCCCAAAGAGAAGCATGTGGCAGGGGGCGGCGAGAGTCGCTCGCCGGTGGCGGCGACGCAGCGCGGCCAGACTCAACCCAGCGACGACGACTCCCCGTGCGCCAGCGACGACATCAACAGCCAGGACCTGTTCATCACGCAGAAGACGTTCCGGACGTCGCCCCGCGAGCCGTCCGGCGGCGAAGCTCTCGGTACGACCCCTCCGCCAATCGCACGGCCGTTACCTGACGGATCAAATCTACAGCAGCGTCGTAAAAGGGACGAAGAGCAGATGACAgcctcaaaagaagaagaagaagaagaagaggagaggtggtTGTTCACACAGCGACGTCCCGAGGAGGAAAGTTTTCCGAGACAGACGGAGTCAAACTCAAACCCCAGAGGAGCGAATCCTTTCCTGGACGATCCAGTCGTAGTGAACTCCTCCCTGGACGTATCAAAATCCTGTCCGTCGAGCCGACAGTCTCCTCCGGGTCGTCTCGACTCGGACGACGCTTCCCCGCTTCCCCGCCGGACGTCAAATTcgaccacctcctccacccagaCGGAGAACTTCTTCACCGCCGAGTTGTCCTCCTACCTCCGCTTCTGCCAGAAGAGTCTACGCGTCGAGAACGCGGAAGCTCTGGACTTGAGTCTGCCGCTCAGGGCCAGGAACGACCTCGGCAGGTGTTCGTCCGTGACGGAGACCGGTCACGGAGGCCCCGGCCGGCGGCCATCTTGTTCCTCAGACTCGAAGGACgcggaggtgaagaaggaggagCCTCCCGGCCGACAGCGATGCTCCGTCCGCCTGCAGAGGAAACTAGGCAAAAGGACCCCGAGCCCGCAGTCAGAGTCCGAGGCCAAGTCGGCGGACGCGATGACGTCCAGCGAAGACTGCGACGCCACCGGCAAGCCGGACCTGACGCAG GTCCGAGCGGTTCAGACGAGACTCAACGAGTCGTTCTTCTTCAAGGCGAAGGGCGACGGTCCGTCGCAGAGGCCGGCGTCTCCGCTGATGAAGCTCGCCCAGGGCCGGGAGGTGACAGGCGGGAAGGGTCGCCAGCACCCGAGGTCATGA
- the zgc:162634 gene encoding phosphatidylinositol N-acetylglucosaminyltransferase subunit Y, whose protein sequence is MFSLSMMVGLVPIVSLLGLFYSAAVDENFPQGCTSSSSLCFYSLLLPVTIPVYVFFHLWSWIGIKLFRHN, encoded by the coding sequence ATGTTCTCCCTGTCCATGATGGTGGGACTGGTCCCGATAGTTTCCCTGTTGGGGTTGTTCTACTCGGCGGCGGTGGACGAGAACTTCCCTCAGGgctgcaccagcagcagcagcctgtgcttctacagcctgctgctgccggtCACCATCCCCGTCTACGTCTTCTTCCACCTCTGGAGCTGGATTGGCATCAAGCTCTTCAGACACAACTAG
- the LOC118315712 gene encoding protein preY, mitochondrial, which yields MFRGVFGEFVTATVRVHRSLRHEALSRVVNPSSLFVRSFSDVKDEGGGAAPPPFDTGLLHFLVCPLSKKPLRYEAKTNELINEELGIAYPITDGIPNMIPQDARLIQKDAPATQE from the exons ATGTTTCGCGGCGTTTTTGGTGAATTCGTGACTGCGACGGTTCGTGTTCATCGCAGTTTGAGACACGAAGCTTTGAGTCGAGTGGTGAATCCGTCGAGTCTGTTCGTGAGGAGCTTCTCGGACGTGAAggacgaaggaggaggagcagcgccGCCGCCGTTTGACACCGGACTGCTCCACTTCCTGGTTTGTCCTCTGTCCAAGAAGCCGCTGAG ATATGAGGCCAAGACCAACGAGCTGATCAACGAGGAGCTCGGCATCGCCTACCCCATCACCGACGGCATCCCCAACATGATCCCCCAGGACGCACGACTCATTCAGAAGGACGCGCCCGCGACGCAAGAGTAG